One part of the Paraburkholderia flagellata genome encodes these proteins:
- the trpE gene encoding anthranilate synthase component I, with protein MTELEFQSLANEGYNRIPLIAEALADLETPLSLYLKLAQPERGGANSFLLESVVGGERFGRYSFIGLPARSLIRTRNGVSEVVRDGQVIETHHDDPLEFIAKYQARFKVAQRPGLPRFCGGLAGYFGYDAVRYIEKKLADTCPTDDLGLPDIQLLLTEEVAVIDNLAGKLYLIVYADPQTPEAYTKAKHRLRELKQRLRTTVQPPVTSASVRTETFREFKKDDYLAAVRKAKEYIAAGELMQVQVGQRLTKPYRDNPLSLYRALRSLNPSPYMYYYNFGEFHVVGASPEILVRQEKRGEDRIVTIRPLAGTRPRGNTPERDAELATELLNDPKEIAEHVMLIDLARNDVGRIAEIGSVSVTDKMIIEKYSHVQHIVSSVEGKLKPGMNNFDVLRATFPAGTLSGAPKVRAMELIDELEPVKRGLYGGAVGYLSFNGEMDLAIAIRTGLIHNGNLYVQAAAGVVADSVPESEWQETENKARAVLRAAEQVQDGLDSDF; from the coding sequence ATGACCGAACTCGAATTTCAGTCTCTCGCCAACGAGGGCTACAACCGCATCCCGCTGATCGCCGAAGCACTCGCCGATCTCGAAACGCCGCTCTCGCTGTACCTCAAGCTCGCGCAACCCGAGCGCGGCGGCGCCAACTCGTTCCTGCTGGAGTCCGTGGTGGGCGGCGAGCGCTTTGGGCGCTACTCGTTCATCGGCCTGCCCGCGCGCTCGCTGATCCGTACGCGCAATGGCGTTTCGGAAGTCGTGCGCGACGGCCAGGTGATCGAAACGCATCACGACGATCCGCTCGAATTCATCGCGAAGTACCAGGCGCGCTTCAAGGTCGCGCAGCGTCCGGGCTTGCCGCGCTTCTGCGGCGGTCTCGCGGGCTACTTCGGCTACGACGCGGTGCGCTACATCGAGAAAAAGCTCGCCGACACCTGCCCGACCGACGATCTCGGCCTGCCCGACATCCAGTTGCTGCTGACCGAAGAAGTCGCGGTCATCGACAATCTCGCGGGCAAGCTCTATCTGATCGTCTACGCCGATCCGCAAACGCCAGAGGCGTACACCAAAGCCAAGCATCGCCTGCGCGAACTCAAGCAGCGCCTGCGCACCACGGTGCAGCCGCCAGTGACGAGCGCGAGCGTGCGCACCGAAACCTTCCGCGAATTCAAGAAGGACGATTACCTCGCCGCCGTGCGCAAGGCGAAGGAATACATCGCGGCGGGCGAACTGATGCAGGTTCAAGTGGGCCAGCGCCTCACCAAGCCGTATCGCGACAATCCGCTTTCGCTCTACCGCGCGCTGCGCTCGCTGAACCCGTCGCCGTATATGTACTACTACAACTTCGGCGAATTCCACGTGGTGGGCGCGTCGCCGGAAATTCTCGTGCGCCAGGAAAAGCGCGGCGAGGATCGTATCGTGACGATCCGGCCGCTCGCGGGCACGCGTCCGCGCGGCAACACGCCCGAGCGCGACGCCGAACTCGCGACCGAACTGCTCAATGACCCGAAGGAAATCGCCGAGCACGTCATGCTGATTGACCTCGCGCGTAACGACGTGGGCCGCATCGCCGAGATCGGCTCGGTGAGCGTGACTGACAAGATGATCATCGAAAAGTACTCGCACGTGCAGCACATCGTGAGTTCGGTGGAAGGCAAGCTCAAGCCTGGCATGAACAATTTCGACGTGCTGCGCGCCACGTTCCCGGCCGGCACGCTCTCGGGTGCGCCGAAGGTGCGCGCGATGGAACTGATCGATGAACTGGAGCCGGTGAAGCGCGGCCTCTATGGCGGCGCGGTCGGCTATCTCTCGTTCAACGGCGAGATGGACCTCGCGATCGCGATCCGCACCGGCCTCATCCACAACGGCAATCTGTACGTGCAGGCCGCCGCGGGCGTGGTTGCGGATTCGGTGCCCGAGTCCGAATGGCAGGAAACCGAGAACAAGGCGCGCGCCGTGCTGCGCGCCGCCGAGCAGGTGCAGGACGGCCTCGACAGCGACTTCTGA
- a CDS encoding aminodeoxychorismate/anthranilate synthase component II, giving the protein MLLMIDNYDSFTYNIVQYFGELGEDVHTYRNDEITIDEIAKLNPARICLSPGPSNPQHAGITLDVLREFAGKTPILGVCLGHQAIGEAFGGRVVRAKTIMHGKVSQIETDCKGVFADLPKHFNVTRYHSLAIERESLPDCLEVSAWTDDGEIMGVRHRELAVEGVQFHPESILSEHGHALFENFLKQTKSA; this is encoded by the coding sequence ATGTTGCTCATGATCGACAACTACGATTCGTTTACCTACAACATCGTCCAGTACTTTGGCGAACTCGGCGAAGACGTCCATACGTACCGCAACGACGAAATCACCATCGACGAAATCGCGAAGCTCAACCCCGCGCGCATCTGCCTCTCGCCGGGACCAAGCAACCCGCAGCACGCGGGCATTACGCTCGACGTGCTACGCGAATTCGCGGGCAAGACGCCGATTCTCGGCGTGTGTCTCGGTCATCAGGCCATTGGCGAAGCGTTCGGCGGCCGTGTCGTGCGCGCGAAGACCATCATGCACGGCAAGGTGAGCCAGATCGAAACCGACTGCAAAGGCGTGTTCGCCGACCTGCCGAAGCATTTCAACGTCACGCGCTATCACTCGCTCGCCATCGAGCGCGAGTCGCTGCCCGACTGCCTGGAAGTGTCGGCCTGGACCGACGATGGCGAAATCATGGGCGTGCGGCACCGCGAACTCGCGGTGGAAGGCGTGCAGTTCCATCCGGAATCGATTCTCTCGGAGCATGGCCACGCGCTGTTCGAGAACTTCCTGAAGCAAACCAAGAGCGCCTAA
- the trpD gene encoding anthranilate phosphoribosyltransferase, which translates to MITPQEALQRTIEHREIFHDEMLHLMRLIMRGELSPVLSAAIITGLRVKKETIGEITAAATVMREFANHVEVKDNSNFIDIVGTGGDGSHTFNISTASMFVVAAAGAKVAKHGNRGVSSKSGSADVLEALGVNIDLQPDQVAASIAETGMGFMFAPNHHPAMKNIAAVRRELGVRTIFNILGPLTNPAGAPNQLMGVFHPDLVGIQVRVMERLGAKHVCVVYGKDGMDEVSLGAATLVGELKDGQIREYEIHPEDFGMQMVSNRSLKVENADESKTMLLGALSNEAGTAREIVALNAGTALYSANVANSIAEGIALARETLASGRARAKVDELVRFTQQFKR; encoded by the coding sequence ATGATTACCCCGCAGGAAGCGCTCCAACGCACGATCGAGCATCGCGAGATTTTTCACGACGAGATGCTCCACCTCATGCGCCTCATCATGCGCGGCGAGCTTTCGCCCGTGCTTTCGGCCGCCATCATCACCGGCTTGCGCGTGAAGAAGGAAACCATTGGCGAGATCACCGCCGCCGCAACGGTGATGCGCGAGTTCGCGAATCACGTCGAGGTGAAGGACAACTCGAACTTCATCGACATCGTCGGCACGGGCGGCGATGGTTCGCACACCTTCAATATCTCCACGGCTTCGATGTTCGTCGTCGCCGCGGCGGGCGCGAAGGTCGCGAAGCATGGCAACCGCGGCGTATCGAGCAAGTCGGGCAGCGCGGATGTGCTCGAAGCACTCGGCGTGAACATCGACCTGCAGCCGGACCAGGTGGCCGCGTCGATCGCCGAAACGGGCATGGGCTTCATGTTCGCGCCCAATCATCATCCCGCGATGAAGAACATCGCCGCCGTGCGCCGCGAGCTGGGCGTGCGCACGATCTTCAACATCCTCGGGCCGCTCACGAATCCTGCCGGCGCGCCGAATCAGCTAATGGGCGTGTTTCATCCGGACCTCGTCGGCATTCAGGTGCGCGTGATGGAGCGTCTGGGCGCAAAACACGTGTGCGTCGTGTACGGCAAGGACGGCATGGACGAGGTGTCGCTCGGTGCAGCGACGCTCGTGGGTGAATTGAAGGACGGCCAGATTCGCGAGTACGAGATCCATCCCGAAGACTTCGGCATGCAGATGGTCTCGAACCGCTCGCTCAAGGTCGAAAACGCCGACGAATCGAAAACGATGTTGCTCGGCGCGCTCTCGAACGAAGCGGGCACCGCCCGCGAGATCGTCGCGCTGAATGCGGGCACGGCGCTCTACTCGGCGAACGTGGCGAACTCGATTGCCGAAGGCATCGCGCTTGCGCGTGAAACCCTCGCCAGCGGCCGCGCGCGCGCCAAAGTCGACGAACTGGTACGCTTCACGCAACAGTTCAAACGCTGA
- the trpC gene encoding indole-3-glycerol phosphate synthase TrpC, which yields MSDILEKIIAVKREEVRAAEQSAPLEELRLQASTRDLRDFVGALRAKHDNGQAAVIAEVKKASPSKGVLRENFQPAEIARSYAEGGAACLSVLTDVQFFQGSAAYLEAARAACNLPVLRKDFIVDPYQIVEARAMGADAILLIAAALEPGEMRDLEALAHSLGLAVLVEVHDREELTHALTLKTPLIGINNRNLRTFETTLDTTIGMLDDVPEDRIVVTESGILSRADVEKMRALSVHTFLVGEAFMRAEQPGAELARMFF from the coding sequence ATGAGTGACATCCTCGAAAAGATCATTGCGGTCAAGCGCGAAGAAGTGCGCGCCGCCGAGCAGAGCGCCCCGCTCGAAGAATTGCGTCTGCAGGCGAGCACGCGTGACTTGCGCGATTTCGTCGGCGCCTTGCGCGCAAAGCACGATAACGGCCAGGCTGCCGTGATCGCCGAAGTCAAGAAGGCTAGTCCGTCGAAAGGCGTGCTGCGCGAAAACTTCCAGCCCGCAGAGATCGCGCGCTCGTACGCCGAAGGCGGCGCGGCTTGCCTCTCCGTGCTCACCGACGTGCAGTTCTTCCAGGGCAGCGCCGCGTACCTCGAAGCCGCGCGCGCCGCGTGCAATCTGCCGGTGCTGCGCAAGGACTTCATCGTCGATCCGTACCAGATCGTCGAAGCACGCGCGATGGGCGCCGACGCGATCCTGCTGATCGCCGCCGCACTCGAGCCTGGCGAGATGCGAGACCTCGAAGCGCTTGCGCATTCGCTCGGTCTCGCGGTGCTCGTCGAAGTGCACGACCGCGAGGAACTCACGCACGCGCTCACGCTGAAGACGCCGCTCATCGGCATCAACAACCGCAATCTGCGCACGTTTGAAACCACGCTGGATACGACCATCGGCATGCTCGACGACGTGCCCGAAGACCGCATCGTCGTGACCGAGTCGGGCATTCTCTCGCGTGCCGATGTCGAGAAGATGCGTGCGCTCTCCGTGCACACGTTCCTCGTGGGCGAAGCGTTCATGCGCGCCGAACAGCCGGGCGCGGAACTCGCCCGCATGTTCTTCTGA
- a CDS encoding CYTH domain-containing protein — protein MGIEREIKLALPRDQVDAALRLFETRAGKPGRAIRLENVYFDTPALALARAKSALRLRRAPEGWLQTFKTVGVAQNGLHARHEWEMQVAGEALEIDRLLHECDEAGVSTALSDAAANLIPLFRTDFTRTLWTLDVDGTQVEAAIDQGEVIADVNGETRRAPICEIELELKAGDEAALHALAAELAQALPGLAPDDISKAQRGYKLREG, from the coding sequence ATGGGTATCGAACGCGAAATCAAGCTCGCGCTGCCGCGCGATCAGGTGGACGCGGCGCTGCGTCTCTTCGAGACGCGCGCCGGTAAGCCCGGTCGCGCCATCAGGCTCGAAAACGTCTACTTCGACACGCCTGCGCTCGCGCTCGCGCGCGCAAAGAGCGCGCTGCGTCTGCGCCGCGCGCCCGAAGGCTGGCTGCAGACGTTCAAGACCGTGGGCGTGGCGCAAAACGGGCTGCACGCCCGGCACGAGTGGGAAATGCAGGTGGCGGGCGAAGCGCTCGAAATCGACAGGCTGCTGCATGAGTGCGATGAGGCCGGTGTTTCGACGGCGCTCTCGGATGCCGCCGCGAACCTGATCCCGCTCTTTCGCACCGACTTCACGCGCACGCTGTGGACGCTCGACGTCGACGGCACGCAGGTGGAAGCGGCCATCGATCAGGGCGAAGTCATCGCGGACGTGAACGGCGAAACGCGCCGGGCGCCGATCTGCGAAATCGAGCTCGAACTGAAGGCCGGCGACGAAGCGGCATTGCACGCGCTTGCGGCAGAGCTTGCGCAGGCGCTGCCGGGCCTCGCGCCCGACGACATCAGCAAGGCCCAGCGCGGATACAAGCTGCGCGAAGGCTGA
- a CDS encoding uracil-DNA glycosylase, with protein MTSTKRPRVAMPVQASLFDDALSDAAQATLDEPPLPEVDPRQITIFSLFDDDEFPAPDRTHAVMPASDMSNQPAAPQPAIDTTRLEDQFGALPTAWRELLAPFIASDAYAPLCRFVDDERAAGKTVYPADVFRALRLTSPDDVKVVILGQDPYHGDDRGTPQAHGLAFSVPPSVRPPPSLRNIFKEIAASLGIQAPAHGCLDAWARQGVLLLNTVLTVERASAASHAKRGWERCTDTLIQELAARHEHLVFMLWGAHAQNKRALLSGAHCVLEAPHPSPLSAHRGFLGCGHFAQANAYLQAHGRQPIDWRLPEEGLVLA; from the coding sequence ATGACCTCAACGAAACGCCCGCGCGTCGCGATGCCGGTGCAAGCCTCGCTGTTCGACGACGCTCTTTCCGACGCGGCGCAAGCCACGCTCGACGAGCCGCCGCTGCCCGAAGTCGATCCGCGTCAGATCACGATCTTCTCGCTGTTCGACGACGACGAATTCCCCGCGCCCGACCGCACGCACGCCGTTATGCCCGCATCCGACATGTCCAACCAACCCGCCGCGCCGCAGCCCGCAATCGACACCACGCGCCTCGAAGACCAGTTCGGCGCGCTGCCCACCGCCTGGCGCGAGCTGCTCGCGCCTTTCATCGCGAGCGACGCCTACGCGCCGTTGTGCCGCTTCGTCGATGACGAGCGCGCCGCCGGCAAGACCGTCTATCCCGCCGATGTGTTCCGCGCGCTGCGCCTCACCTCGCCCGACGACGTGAAGGTCGTGATCCTCGGCCAGGACCCGTACCACGGCGACGATCGGGGCACGCCGCAGGCGCATGGCCTGGCGTTCTCGGTGCCGCCCTCGGTTCGCCCGCCGCCTTCACTGCGCAACATCTTCAAGGAGATTGCCGCGAGCCTCGGCATTCAGGCACCCGCGCACGGCTGTCTCGACGCGTGGGCGCGCCAGGGCGTGCTGCTGCTGAACACGGTGCTCACCGTCGAGCGCGCCAGCGCCGCGAGCCACGCGAAGCGCGGCTGGGAGCGCTGCACCGACACGCTGATCCAGGAACTCGCAGCACGCCACGAGCATCTCGTCTTCATGTTGTGGGGCGCGCACGCGCAGAACAAGCGCGCGCTGCTCTCGGGTGCGCATTGCGTGCTGGAAGCACCGCATCCGTCGCCGCTTTCTGCGCATCGCGGCTTTCTCGGCTGCGGGCATTTCGCGCAGGCCAACGCGTATCTGCAAGCGCACGGCCGCCAGCCGATCGACTGGCGTTTGCCGGAGGAAGGCCTCGTGCTCGCTTGA
- a CDS encoding FMN-dependent NADH-azoreductase has product MTTILQINSAARSQGAQSTLLVNELTAKLQQANPGAQVVTRNLQADPLPHLDDAVLGAFFTPAEQRSPEQQAIAARSEALIAELQAADVIVIGAPMYNFGVSSQLKTYFDWIARAGITFRYTANGPEGLVNGKKVHVVSARGGKYQGTAHDSQTPYLKSFLGFLGMTDVNFIYAEGLNMGPDAASAALAGAREAIAAA; this is encoded by the coding sequence ATGACCACGATCCTGCAAATCAATTCCGCCGCCCGCTCGCAAGGCGCCCAGTCGACGCTGCTCGTCAACGAGTTGACGGCCAAGCTGCAACAAGCGAATCCGGGCGCGCAAGTCGTCACGCGTAACCTGCAAGCCGATCCGCTGCCGCATCTCGACGACGCCGTGCTTGGCGCGTTCTTCACGCCGGCCGAGCAGCGCTCGCCGGAGCAGCAGGCCATCGCCGCACGCAGCGAAGCGCTGATCGCGGAACTGCAGGCAGCGGACGTCATCGTGATCGGCGCGCCGATGTACAACTTCGGCGTCTCGTCGCAGCTCAAGACGTACTTCGACTGGATCGCGCGCGCGGGCATCACGTTCCGCTACACCGCGAACGGTCCCGAAGGGCTCGTGAACGGCAAGAAGGTGCATGTCGTTTCGGCGCGTGGCGGCAAGTATCAAGGCACGGCGCACGACAGCCAGACGCCGTACCTGAAGTCGTTCCTCGGCTTCCTCGGCATGACCGACGTGAATTTCATCTACGCTGAAGGCCTGAACATGGGCCCGGACGCAGCCAGCGCAGCGCTCGCAGGCGCGCGTGAGGCGATCGCTGCTGCGTAA
- a CDS encoding M61 family metallopeptidase → MKPIRYTIVPKNPAAHLFEVTLTVEDPAPDGQFFMLPVWIPGSYMVREFARNIVTLRAFNDAGRKVRVTKTDKHSWQAAPVKGALTLRYEVYAWDLSVRAAHLDDTVGFFNGTSVFLAALGHEEAQHVVDIQRPDGHAYRHWRVGTALTEARGTKRYGFGDYAAANYDELIDHPVTLGEFTLASFKAHGVPHDIVIAGRVVALDTERLAADLKKICEAQIALFEPRTKRAPMERYVFMTQAVSDGYGGLEHRASTALICNRTDLPVKGKPETSDGYRTYLGLCSHEYFHTWNVKRIKPAAFVPYDLTREDYTSLLWLFEGFTSYYDDLMLVRSGLISTDEYFGLLGKTIAGVLRGAGRLKQSVAESSFDAWVKYYRQDENASNAIVSYYTKGSLVALSFDLTIRAQTNGRKSLDDVMRLLWQRYGRDFYRGKPVGVGEDDVEALIAEATGVELGALFSDGVRGTRDLPLAALFEPFGVTLEGEPERGAKPSLGARLRGGAEATLAVVYEGGAAQKAGLSAGDALVALDGLRLTGLNLDALLSRYQPGAKVEIHAFRRDELRVARLTLDAPEVARYKLAATDKRAPARALRERWLAA, encoded by the coding sequence ATGAAGCCGATCCGATACACCATCGTCCCGAAGAACCCCGCCGCGCATCTGTTCGAGGTGACGCTCACCGTGGAAGACCCCGCGCCGGACGGTCAATTCTTCATGCTGCCCGTGTGGATCCCTGGCAGCTACATGGTGCGCGAGTTCGCGCGCAACATCGTCACGCTGCGCGCTTTCAACGACGCGGGCCGCAAGGTGCGCGTGACGAAGACCGACAAGCATTCGTGGCAGGCCGCGCCCGTGAAGGGCGCGCTCACGCTGCGCTACGAGGTCTATGCGTGGGATTTGTCGGTGCGCGCGGCGCACCTCGACGACACGGTGGGTTTCTTCAACGGCACGAGCGTGTTTCTCGCGGCGCTCGGCCATGAGGAGGCGCAGCATGTGGTCGATATCCAGCGTCCGGACGGCCACGCGTATCGTCACTGGCGCGTGGGCACGGCGCTCACGGAAGCGCGCGGCACCAAGCGTTACGGCTTTGGCGACTACGCCGCCGCGAATTACGACGAACTGATTGATCATCCCGTGACGCTCGGCGAGTTCACGCTCGCGAGCTTCAAGGCGCATGGCGTGCCGCACGACATCGTGATCGCGGGCCGCGTGGTCGCGCTCGACACCGAGCGTCTCGCCGCCGACCTGAAGAAGATTTGCGAGGCACAAATCGCGCTCTTCGAGCCGCGCACCAAACGCGCACCGATGGAGCGCTACGTGTTCATGACGCAGGCCGTGAGCGACGGTTACGGTGGCCTCGAGCATCGCGCTTCGACGGCGCTCATCTGCAATCGCACGGATCTGCCGGTGAAGGGCAAACCGGAGACGTCGGACGGCTATCGCACCTACCTCGGCCTGTGCAGCCACGAATACTTCCATACGTGGAACGTGAAGCGCATCAAGCCAGCGGCGTTCGTGCCGTACGATCTCACGCGCGAGGACTACACCTCGCTGCTGTGGCTGTTCGAAGGCTTCACGTCTTACTACGACGACCTCATGCTCGTGCGCAGCGGGCTCATTTCCACCGACGAATACTTCGGCCTTCTCGGCAAGACGATCGCAGGCGTTCTACGCGGTGCGGGACGCCTGAAGCAGAGCGTCGCGGAAAGCTCGTTCGACGCGTGGGTGAAGTACTACCGTCAGGACGAGAACGCGTCGAATGCGATCGTGAGCTACTACACGAAGGGCTCGCTCGTGGCGCTTTCGTTCGACCTCACGATTCGCGCGCAGACGAATGGCCGCAAATCGCTCGACGACGTCATGCGCCTTCTGTGGCAGCGCTACGGGCGCGACTTCTATCGCGGCAAGCCGGTGGGCGTGGGCGAGGACGACGTCGAGGCGCTGATTGCCGAGGCGACGGGCGTGGAACTGGGCGCGCTCTTTAGCGACGGCGTGCGCGGCACGCGCGATCTGCCGCTCGCGGCGCTGTTCGAGCCGTTCGGCGTGACGCTCGAAGGGGAGCCGGAGCGCGGCGCGAAGCCCTCGCTCGGCGCGCGGCTGCGTGGCGGCGCGGAGGCGACGCTTGCGGTGGTCTACGAAGGCGGCGCGGCGCAGAAGGCGGGGCTTTCGGCCGGCGACGCGCTCGTCGCGCTCGACGGACTGCGCCTGACGGGGTTGAATCTCGACGCGCTGCTCTCGCGCTACCAGCCGGGCGCGAAGGTCGAGATCCACGCGTTCCGCCGCGACGAGCTTCGCGTGGCGCGTCTGACCCTCGATGCGCCCGAAGTTGCGCGCTACAAGCTCGCCGCCACCGACAAGCGTGCGCCTGCGCGTGCCTTGCGCGAGCGCTGGCTGGCGGCGTAA
- a CDS encoding DsbC family protein, protein MQTRIRFAALVIAVATSALGCSAQADQTTDKIKSALQTRLGIDASDIKGISKAPMPGLYEINLGTQIVYSDANGDYVLNGELIDTKAHRNLTEARLNEINKVDFAKLPFENAVKVVKGDGKRKMAVFSDPNCPYCHQLENTLKSVDNVTVYTFLYPVLSPDSTAKAKQIWCSTDRAKAWESWMVDRKTPTAAGTCDTAAIDSNLALGQKMNVTGTPTVILADGTRLPGAVSADRLERGLNGAH, encoded by the coding sequence ATGCAAACGCGTATTCGATTTGCCGCGCTCGTGATCGCGGTAGCCACCTCGGCGCTCGGCTGTTCGGCCCAGGCCGACCAGACCACCGACAAAATCAAGTCGGCGCTGCAGACGCGCCTCGGCATCGACGCCAGCGACATCAAGGGCATCAGCAAGGCGCCCATGCCGGGCCTCTACGAGATCAACCTCGGCACGCAGATCGTCTACAGCGACGCCAACGGCGACTACGTGCTCAACGGCGAACTCATCGACACCAAGGCGCACCGCAATCTCACCGAGGCGCGCCTGAACGAAATCAACAAGGTCGATTTCGCGAAGCTGCCGTTCGAAAACGCGGTCAAGGTCGTGAAGGGCGACGGCAAGCGCAAGATGGCCGTGTTCTCCGACCCGAACTGTCCGTACTGCCATCAGCTCGAAAACACGCTGAAGTCGGTGGACAACGTGACGGTCTACACCTTCCTGTATCCGGTGCTCTCGCCGGATTCGACGGCGAAGGCCAAGCAGATCTGGTGCTCGACCGACCGCGCGAAGGCGTGGGAGTCTTGGATGGTCGACCGTAAGACGCCCACGGCGGCCGGCACGTGCGACACGGCCGCCATCGACAGCAATCTCGCGCTCGGCCAGAAAATGAACGTGACCGGCACGCCCACCGTGATCCTCGCCGATGGCACGCGCTTGCCGGGCGCGGTCAGCGCCGACCGGCTCGAACGCGGACTGAACGGCGCACACTGA
- a CDS encoding UbiH/UbiF family hydroxylase → MTASNQTFDVAVIGGGLVGKSAALALTQGGLRVALLAQPCAPLPAGAVFDARVYAFSRSSQALFERLRVWQAADAARLTPVYAMRVFGDAAAELHFSAYQASVAQLAWIAESSVIERALDAALHFQPNLAWIDTRAETLDVKPDAAVIGLANGRTIEADLAIGADGAHSWVRAQIGSKVERRDYRQTGVVANFRAQKPHGETAYQWFREGEIVALLPLPDQHVSLVWSAQTEHADALLKLEPEQLAAEVERVSQSQLGSLECVTPARGFPLSLQTVDRLVAPRVALVGDAAHLIHPLAGQGVNLGLRDVAALVDVVTKKEAFRDLGDIVLLRRYERGRREDIQKLVVATDGLQRLFSFPGTLARAVRNTGMAFVGAQPLLKRWLVASALG, encoded by the coding sequence ATGACAGCAAGCAACCAGACCTTTGATGTCGCCGTGATCGGCGGCGGGCTCGTCGGCAAGTCGGCGGCGCTCGCGCTGACCCAGGGCGGCCTGCGCGTGGCGCTGCTCGCGCAGCCGTGCGCGCCGTTGCCCGCGGGAGCCGTGTTCGACGCGCGCGTGTACGCCTTCTCGCGCAGCTCGCAGGCGCTGTTCGAGCGGCTGCGGGTCTGGCAGGCCGCGGACGCCGCGCGCCTCACGCCCGTCTACGCCATGCGCGTGTTCGGCGACGCTGCGGCGGAGCTGCATTTCTCGGCGTACCAGGCGTCGGTTGCACAGCTCGCGTGGATTGCCGAGTCGTCGGTCATCGAGCGCGCGCTCGACGCCGCGCTGCACTTCCAGCCCAATCTCGCGTGGATCGACACGCGCGCAGAGACGCTCGACGTGAAACCCGACGCGGCCGTGATCGGCCTCGCCAATGGCCGCACGATCGAAGCGGACCTCGCGATCGGCGCGGACGGCGCGCATTCGTGGGTGCGCGCGCAGATCGGCTCAAAGGTCGAGCGGCGCGATTACCGGCAAACCGGCGTGGTTGCCAATTTCCGCGCGCAAAAGCCGCACGGCGAAACGGCGTACCAATGGTTCCGCGAGGGCGAGATCGTCGCCTTGCTGCCGCTGCCGGATCAGCACGTGTCGCTCGTCTGGTCGGCACAGACCGAACACGCCGATGCGCTTCTCAAGCTCGAACCGGAGCAACTCGCCGCTGAAGTGGAGCGCGTTTCACAAAGCCAGCTGGGTTCGCTCGAATGCGTCACGCCTGCGCGCGGGTTTCCGCTTTCGCTGCAAACCGTGGATCGGCTCGTGGCGCCTCGCGTCGCCCTGGTCGGCGACGCCGCGCATCTGATTCACCCGCTTGCCGGCCAAGGCGTGAACCTCGGCTTACGCGACGTTGCCGCGCTCGTCGACGTCGTCACGAAGAAAGAGGCGTTCCGCGATCTCGGCGACATCGTGCTGCTGCGCCGCTACGAACGCGGCCGCCGCGAGGACATCCAGAAGCTCGTCGTCGCCACCGACGGCCTGCAGCGGCTTTTCTCGTTCCCCGGCACGCTCGCCCGCGCAGTGCGCAACACGGGCATGGCCTTCGTAGGCGCGCAGCCGCTGCTCAAGCGCTGGCTCGTGGCCTCGGCGCTCGGCTGA